In Pochonia chlamydosporia 170 chromosome Unknown PCv3seq00009, whole genome shotgun sequence, a genomic segment contains:
- a CDS encoding patatin-like phospholipase (similar to Coccidioides immitis RS XP_001247151.1) — translation MDAYGVRRKDTTKGPPLRVLSLDGGGVRGYSMLIIVQELMHRAFVEVEGRAPRRHEIPKPCDHFDLIVGTGTGGLIALMLGRLRLDLETCKELYVRMTRVVFETDKTIAGIPYRSTLFKASKLEEAIQQAVQEHTIYEKEGNDGQEAPGLVSPLNAAQHSSAAGPRRNLSNASTISFSARSPSAQMASRPAFNSRYGNPHARLYDARETRTKTAVTAIYQGSPRGAPPAMLRSYDSRREPPPEFDCKIWQAGRATSAIGLAFKPMRIGQSIFHDDGAGTFNPAPDALDEAVVNEWPGREIGVFVSVGTGKRPKSSDSNQNVWYEGFLGEFAEARRRLIAKIEGCEKIHEYMLREHLAKRGVNVENYYRLNVEVGVGEFGMNEWHRLGDISTSTRRYMAREAEQKMIHGITSKLAKILKAKIRWERAQLGIPELVKSTSATNFDMPLAVELPGDAPIAPLSPPSRSSFESGPESLQVGSNHLGSPRSSYDRIRPGTGAGTGSPRPMSDDADRLVATAPSPNQYQGIISDSDKIAIMSPDEHPRPPPSQQFAPPPTRIEPPPLPPKTPLPDSNHRRQTHQHTSRLSSASIPPYPVDDDEPPPPVNMARKPEYRAH, via the exons ATGGACGCTTACGGTGTCCGTCGCAAGGACACCACCAAGGGCCCGCCTTTGCGGGTGTTATCACTAG ATGGAGGCGGAGTGCGAGGCTATTCTATGCTCATCATTGTGCAAGAGCTTATGCACAGAGCCTTTGTCGAGGTCGAAGGTCGAGCCCCGCGACGTCATGAGATCCCGAAACCTTGCGACCACTTTGACCTCATCGTCGGCACCGGAACAGGAGGTTTGATTGCTTTGATGCTTGGTCGACTACGACTAGATTTGGAAACGTGTAAGGAATTGTATGTGCGCATGACTCGGGTGGTTTTCGAGACAGACAAAACCATTGCCGGCATACCTTATCGATCGACCTTGTTCAAAGCTAGTAAGCTGGAAGAAGCGATACAGCAGGCGGTTCAAGAACACACCATCTACGAGAAAGAGGGAAACGATGGGCAAGAGGCACCTGGCCTCGTCAGTCCTCTCAACGCAGCTCAGCACTCGAGCGCAGCTGGACCCCGGCGAAACCtcagcaatgccagcaccatcaGCTTTAGCGCCCGCAGCCCATCTGCGCAGATGGCATCACGACCAGCCTTCAACTCTAGATATGGAAACCCACATGCAAGATTATACGATGCGAGGGAAACGCGAACTAAGAC TGCTGTAACCGCCATCTACCAAGGATCCCCACGAGGTgcaccaccagccatgcTGCGCTCCTACGATTCCCGCCGCGAACCCCCACCCGAGTTTGACTGCAAGATTTGGCAAGCTGGGCGTGCGACCAGCGCAATCGGCCTTGCATTCAAGCCCATGCGGATTGGTCAGTCCATCTTTCACGATGACGGCGCCGGAACATTTAACCCAGCCCCCGACGCTTTGGACGAAGCAGTAGTGAACGAGTGGCCGGGCAGGGAGATTGGAGTGTTTGTCAGTGTCGGCACTGGTAAGCGGCCAAAGTCAAGCGACTCGAatcaaaatgtctggtatgaaGGGTTTCTTGGGGAATTTGCAGAAGCCCGAAGACGCCTGATTGCTAAGATTGAAGGGTGTGAGAAAATCCACGAATACATGCTGAGGGAGCATCTTGCGAAAAGGGGTGTCAATGTCGAGAATTACTACCGGTTGAATGTCGAGGTTGGCGTCGGCGAGTTTGGAATGAATGAGTGGCACCGCTTGGGCGATATCAGTACGAGCACACGTCGATACATGGCTCGTGAAGCGGAGCAAAAGATGATTCACGGCATCACAAGCAAACTAGCCAAGATTCTCAAGGCCAAAATCCGATGGGAGCGGGCTCAGCTAGGGATCCCTGAGCTGGTCAAGTCTACGTCGGCGACCAACTTTGATATGCCGCTTGCCGTCGAGCTGCCTGGAGATGCACCAATTGCTCCCCTGAGTCCCCCAAGCCGCTCGTCGTTTGAATCTGGCCCTGAGAGTCTACAAGTTGGTTCCAACCATCTAGGATCCCCACGCAGCTCATACGATCGAATCCGTCCAGGTACGGGAGCAGGTACGGGAAGCCCTCGACCCATGTCAGATGATGCCGATCGTCTTGTGGCCACcgcaccatcaccaaaccaATACCAAGGTATCATTTCAGATTCAGACAAAATTGCCATCATGAGCCCCGATGAACATCCCCGacctccaccatcacaacagTTCGCACCACCCCCTACACGCATCGAGCcgccgcctctgcctccgAAGACGCCCTTGCCAGACAGCAACCACCGACGTCAGACACACCAGCACACCTCTCGATTATCGTCTGCGTCTATCCCCCCATATCCggttgatgacgacgagccgCCGCCTCCGGTGAATATGGCTCGAAAACCTGAATATCGGGCTCATTAA
- a CDS encoding fungal specific transcription factor domain-containing protein, with protein sequence MDSIHDAILDVEGRLDLGDAYDNAFGIQTKGLPEGYRLIYRKEPVFSMENESWSGGKPFVMKFRDKSGLLKDRNLIELVQYIMQTRLRVANRIVQDEWEIDGKQLIRALHARDQPSQNISSFEDQMQRLPMAPTKMNKELVRTHLQLLSRFKASLDGSPRPKNRFMKHWIPYSIQDRLVLHVVLCTTASFLYETGRLPKILLHIHRATATQMLNKYISSPTLCTSDSAMLAVNQLILTSWYWSSTEELHAHMAGFKKMIQLRGSCQDLGMEGYTSKIALLNDAVIALAHDTESVIFGQPGFEFDDPLRVPLQVSFNSPFLFNCPPFLIPSSTLRLHKHTAEILDSMRGLLQAVVELPDDADEVQLESVNQMSSSMLAYLEQLPDQVVLESDGGRDMSSNIPAGQKRKREETNDLAIPTKRVSATDPTGARSGDDPPDMVYLAVRLTALIWTRAIFERVPTKEVCTEAEFIRIWSFSWAAGLDRWSTLSGIYAWMNMAIAPVCHTTIHARMVKTLTVTTFTYMGTENWHVAAEIASAALKVQAWLRKGQETKLGGTVSGAFGGEKAIEDFGFAFKENMPDLPDHRYEDEGQVEDVGE encoded by the exons ATGGACTCTATCCACGATGCCATTCTCGATGTTGAAGGGAGACTAGACTTGGGAGATGCGTATGACAACGCGTTTGGAATACAGACAAAGGGTCTTCCGGAAGGATATCGCTTAATTTACCGTAAAGAGCCTGTCTTCTCGATGGAGAATGAATCGTGGTCAGGTGGCAAACCGTTCGTGATGAAATTTCGCGACAAATCTGGGCTTTTGAAAGACCGAAATCTCATAGAGTTGGTCCAGTATATCATGCAGACCCGCCTACGCGTTGCGAATCGTATTGTCCAAGACGAGTGGGAGATTGATGGTAAACAGTTGATACGTGCACTTCACGCGAGGGATCAGCCGAGTCAGAATATCTCAAGTTTTGAGGACCAAATGCAGCGACTACCGATGGCTCCAACGAAAATGAATAAAGAACTTGTACGAACTC ACCTTCAGCTCTTGAGCCGTTTCAAAGCATCATTGGATGGGAGCCCGCGACCAAAGAACAGGTTTATGAAGCACTGGATCCCCTATTCCATACAAGATCGACTTGTTTTACACGTAGTTCTTTGCACTACCGCGAGCTTTCTTTACGAAACCGGCCGCCTGCCAAAGATACTGCTTCATATCCATAGGGCCACGGCTACACAGATGCTCAACAAATATATTAGCTCTCCAACGCTGTGCACGAGCGACTCGGCTATGCTTGCGGTCAACCAGCTTATCCTGACGTCGTGGTACTGGAGCAGCACCGAGGAATTACACGCCCACATGGCCGGTTTCAAGAAGATGATACAACTTCGTGGGAGTTGTCAAGATCTTGGGATGGAAGGTTACACTAGTAAAATCGCGCTATT AAATGATGCCGTGATTGCCTTGGCTCACGACACAGAATCGGTCATATTTGGCCAACCCGGCTTCGAGTTTGACGATCCTTTGCGGGTGCCATTGCAGGTCAGCTTTAACTCACCGTTCCTCTTCAACTGTCCACCATTCCTCATCCCATCTTCCACGCTCCGACTGCATAAACATACTGCCGAAATTTTGGATAGCATGCGGGGCCTTTTGCAGGCAGTGGTCGAGTTGCCAGATGATGCAGATGAGGTACAGCTCGAATCGGTAAACCAAATGTCATCTTCAATGCTCGCCTATTTGGAACAGTTACCTGACCAAGTTGTTTTGGAGTCGGATGGTGGTCGTGATATGTCGTCCAACATTCCCGCTGGACAAAAGCGGAAACGCGAAGAAACCAATGATCTAGCCATACCAACTAAGAGAGTCTCTGCCACAGACCCTACAGGAGCCAGATCTGGTGATGATCCGCCTGATATGGTGTATCTCGCCGTTCGACTAACTGCGCTCATTTGGACCAGAGCCATCTTTGAGAGGGTGCCGACAAAAGAAGTCTGTACCGAGGCAGAATTTATTCGAATTTGGAGTTTTTCATGGGCGGCTGGACTGGATAGGTGGTCAACGTTGAGTGGCATTTATGCATGGATGAACATGGCGATTGCACCGGTGTGTCATACGACTATTCACGCAAGAATGGTCAAGACACTGACAGTGACAACTTTTACATATATGGGTACGGAGAACTGGCACGTTGCGGCTGAAATTGCGTCTGCGGCGCTGAAGGTGCAGGCTTGGCTGCGAAAGGGCCAGGAAACAAAGCTGGGTGGAACAGTAAGCGGTGCGTTTGGGGGTGAAAAGGCGATTGAAGACTTTGGATTTGCATTCAAGGAGAACATGCCTGATTTGCCGGACCATCGATATGAAGACGAGGGTcaggttgaggatgttggagAATAA